A stretch of Polypterus senegalus isolate Bchr_013 chromosome 5, ASM1683550v1, whole genome shotgun sequence DNA encodes these proteins:
- the uba5 gene encoding ubiquitin-like modifier-activating enzyme 5 isoform X2, producing MNRLFFQPHQAGLSKVEAAEHTLRNINPDVQFETHNYNITTVDNFSHFMDRISNGALEEGKPVDLVLSCVDNFEARMAINTACNELGQIWIESGVSENAVSGHIQLIIPGETACFACAPPLVVAANIDEKTLKREGVCAASLPTTMGVVAGLLVQNVLKYLLGFGSVSYYLGYNAMQDFFPTMTMKPNTQCNDVHCRKQQEEYKKKEAAKPKQEQLTEEEEEKVIHEDNEWGIELVSEITEEELKAASGPVPNLPEGITVAYTIPNKEDASANGESVQESDESLEELMAQMRRM from the exons ATGAACCGGTTATTTTTCCAGCCACACCAAGCTGGACTGAGTaaagttgaagctgcagaacatACTCTCAG GAATATTAATCCTGATGTTCAGTTTGAGACACACAATTATAACATCACAACAGTGGataatttttcacatttcatgGATCGGATAAG TAATGGGGCACTGGAAGAGGGGAAGCCAGTTGATCTTGTTTTGAGCTGTGTTGACAACTTTGAAGCTCGTATGGCAATCAACACT gcaTGCAATGAACTTGGACAAATATGGATAGAGTCTGGCGTCAGTGAAAATGCTGTTTCTGGACATATTCAGCTCATCATTCCCGGAGAAACAGCTTGCTTTGCT TGCGCACCCCCCCTCGTAGTAGCTGCCAACATAGATGAAAAGACACTCAAGCGAGAAGGGGTGTGTGCAGCAAGCTTGCCCACAACAATGGGGGTCGTTGCAGGACTTTTAGTGCAGAATGTGCTCAA atatctgttGGGATTTGGGTCAGTCAGTTATTATTTGGGGTACAATGCAATGCAAGATTTCTTTCCCACAATGACTATGAAACCAAACACACAGTGTAATGATGTGCACTGCAGAAAGCAACAAGAAGAGTACAAA aaaaaagagGCTGCTAAACCAAAACAGGAACAattgacagaagaagaagaagaaaaagtgatTCATGAGGATAATGAATGGG gCATAGAACTTGTTTCAGAAATTactgaagaagaactgaaggcaGCTTCCGGCCCTGTTCCCAACTTACCTGAAGGAATCACTGTGGCTTATACTATACCAAACAAG GAGGATGCATCAGCCAATGGAGAATCTGTTCAAGAATCTGACGAAAGTCTAGAAGAACTTATGGCACAGATGAGGAGAATGTAG